GGGGCATCACGATATTCCAGCTTGTTCTGTTTCATTAATACTTGGTCGATGTTATTAACAAATGCCAATCCGCGCAATCCTTCAATATTAGCTAAACGACGAAGCATATCAGTTTTGTCACGCTCTTCTACTTTCACAAAAGAGTGGACAACTTTACCGAACTTCACCATATCTTCCGGCTTTATTTCGATGCTGATCGGCTCGAACATTAAGCGCTCTGCTACTAATTTGATTTCTTCAGTAATCGTAGCCGATACGACAACGACTTGACGTCCGAATGCAGCATTCTCGATAAACGATTTTACGACAACACGGTACTCGCGGCTAAGCAGCTGATCGCATTCATCCAAAACGATTGTCTCGATTTCTTTAAGTTTTAATTTACCTTGGCGTGCCAATTCATTCAGACGACCTGGCGTCCCGACAACAATCGTTGGCTTTTTCTTTAATTTTTCGATTTGGCGTGCCGAGTTCGCACCGCCGATTAGTTGCTGCACAGTGATATCTGTTCCTGCTGTCCAGTCACGGATTACTTCAACGATCTGCATCGCAAGCTCTTGTGAAGGTGCAACGATCAATGCTTGAGTTTGTTTCTTATTACCGTCTACTTTATTTAAAATCGGTAAAGTGTAGGCTAGTGTTTTTCCTGAGCCTGTCGGAGATTCTGCTACGATATCTTTTCCCTCGACCATCGCAGGAATCATTTCCTCTTGTATTTTCATTGTCGTTTCAAACGACCATTTATTTTGAAGTGTTTCGTTTAATAAGCTAATTGCTGACATATTGTTTTACCACCTTTTATTCGTTGGCTTTAGTGTACCATATTCCATTATTAATGCGGAAATTTGGCGGAATTTCAGTCAGTGTTTGACATGAGAAAAAGGAAGTTATGTGTCAATTGAAAAATGGCTTGTTGAAGCTGGGAGATTTTCTAATAAATTCTGAGATCATCTAATATATTTTAAATTGTTCTAATAAAATGGCGATGTTCTAATATATCCGGTAATTGTGCTAATATCGGTCCGCTTTGTTCTAATATCACCTTAACTTTTTCTAATAACGTCGTGACATTTTCTAATATCCCTCAGCAATGTTCTAATAAAATTCAAACCGGATGCTTTTCTATACGATTTAGAGTAAAAAGCGCAGCCATAACCTTCAACATCAACCGAAGTTCTAATAACCTCACCGTTTTTTCTAATATCCCCTTTATTTCTTCTAATAACACTCCTCAATCTTCCAATAAAACCCCACCCGGCCCACAGCAAAAAAAGGCATGCCGGAAACTACCTTCCAGCACGCCTAGTTTCTACACTCTTTCAATAATTAAAGCAATACCTTGTCCGCCACCGATACAAAGACTGGCAACCGCATACTTCCCGTTGCGTCGTTGAAGTTCATATACAGCAGATAAGATAATTCTAGTTCCACTTGCACCGACCGGGTGACCGAGTGCAATTGCCCCGCCATTTACATTCGTTTTCTCACGGTTCAGACCAAGCTCCTTTTCTACCGCGAGATACTGAGCTGCAAATGCTTCATTAATTTCCACTAAGTCCATATCCTCAATTGTTAAATTCGCACGCTCCAAAGCTTGACGAATCGCTGGAGCCGGGCCGATACCCATGATTGTCGGGTCCACACCAGTGATTCCCCATGATACAATGCGGGCTAATGGCTTTAATCCTTGTTCATTTACAAAGTCTTCGCTTGCGACAACGACCGATGCTGCCCCGTCGTTAATTCCCGAAGCATTCGCTGCAGTAACTGAACCATCCTTTTTAAATGCCGGACGTAATTTTGCCAAGCTCTCCAGTGTACCGCCTTCTTTAATATGTTCATCCTGATCTATTAAAATCTCGCCTTTTCTCGTAGCAACAGCAACCGGCACGATCTCTTTCGCAAAAGTCCCATTCTCGCGCGCTTTTGCGGCACGTTCGTTTGAAAGAAGTGCGAATGCATCTTGTTCCTCGCGGGAAATCGTATATTGTTCCGCAAGTTTTTCTGCCGTCAATCCCATTCCTGAACCTGTATACTGGTCAGTTAATGTCGCTTGAAGCATATCTGTAAACTCCAGGTTACCTAGTTTCGATCCACTGAAACGCTGCTCAAAATTCGAATATGGCGATTGGGACATATTTTCCGCTCCCCCAGCGAGTACAACATCCCCTTCACCTAGCTGAATCATCTGAGCCGCCGATACGACTGATTGCATGCCCGATCCGCAAAGACGGTTTAACGTTAATGCCGGCACTTCCTTTGGCACCCCTGCATAAAGGCCGATGTGACGGGCTAAATATGCCGAGTTCGCACCAGTTGTAATTACACCCCCGTAAATGACATGGTCGACTTGCTCAGGCTGTACGTTTGCGCGCTTTAACGCTTCGACTGCTGTTTTTGTACCAAGCTGGACTGCATCTGTTGTTGCAAAAGAACCCCCAAAAGCTGTAAATGCTGTACGTGCCCCGTCTACGATATATACGTTTTTCATTATTCCATCCCCTTTGTCAGTACTATTTTATAATTTGTTTTGCGATAATCCCCTTCATGATTTCGGTTGTCCCTGCGTAAATTGCTGCTACCGGAATATCGCGGTATCGTCTTGCGATTTCATATTCCTCCATATAACCATAACCACCGTGCAGCTGCAGACAATCCGATACGACACGCTTGGCCATTTCGCTAATCCACCATTTGGCCATCGATACTTCCTTCACGATATCTTGTCCTGCAATATGTTTGCCAATTAAACTATCGACATATGTACGGCCAAGGTCAATTTCAGTAGCCATTTCTGCCAACTTGAATTGAGTATTCTGGAAATCGGCGATGCGGCTGCCGAATGCTTTCCGTTCTTTTACATAGTCTACTGTCAGTTTTAAGCAGCATTCCGCCTCAATCTGTGTTTCGATTGCAACAATAAGTCGTTCCTGCTGCAGTTTTTCCATTAAATAATAGAAGCCTCGGTTCTCTTCTCCTAATAAGTTTTCTGCCGGTACACGTGCATCTTCAAAAATAAGCTCGCCTGTATCTGCACTGTGCATCCCGATTTTATCGAGTTTTTTTCCGCGCTTGAACCCAGGTGTCCCACTTTCCACAATAAGCAGACTAACCCCTTTATACGCGGGAATTGCCTGCGGGTCTGTTTTACAAACGACAACAACATAATCTGCATGAATGCCATTTGTAATAAACGTTTTTTCCCCGTTTAAAATGTAAAAGTCCCCATCTTTTTTCGCTGTCGTCTGAATGCCAGCGAGATCAGAGCCAGCACCCGGTTCCGTCATAGCGATAGCAGAGATATACTCACCTGTTACACTTTTCGGTAGCCATTTTTCCTTTTGTGCAGCTGTCCCGTAAGCTTCAATATAAGGTGTCACAATATCGGAATGAAGTGATATCCCGCTTGCTAACCCCGCACCGACACGTTCAAGTTCTTCCGTTAATATAGCAGAATAGCCAAAATCCAGTGCAAGTCCCCCATATTCTTCACTCACCATTGGACATAAAAAACCATTCTCCCCAAGCTTCAGCCAAAACTCACGTGGAATATCGCGTTCCTTTTCCCATTGTTCAAAATACGGATAGGCCTCTTTATCCAGCATTTTACGTAATGCTTTTCTGAACATTTCATGCTCTTCTGTATAAATGTTCATTTTCCCGCCCCCTTTGTTTTTTCTGAATATTATTACATTTCAATTTTAACAGGCACAAAATATGGAAACAATGGTTTTCTAAGAAATATTATTGCACTATACAGAAATTCTTGTAAAAAACAAAAAAGAGTTGCCAGAATACTTCATGACAACTCCCGGTATTAACTATTGTTTAAAAGTAAAATTGCTTTCCTTGTATGGCCATTTACTTGTTCTAACGCAAGTTTTACTCGCTCATAATTTTCGTTTGTTTTTAGCATGACAATTGCCGGCTTCACCGCGAATTTCGTTTTTTCAAGTACCGCTTCCGCTTCCTCATATTTGCAGTCCGTCGCATCGATGACAATTCTTTTTGCCCGCTCTATTAATTTTTTATTGCTTGCATGTACATCGACCATTAAATTTTCGTATGCTTTCCCTAATTGCACCATCGTTGATGTACTAATCATATTTAAAATCATTTTATGTGATGTAGCTGCTTTTAACCGCGTTGATCCTGTTAATATTTCCGGCCCTACGACAACTTCGATCGCTTCATCCGCATAACGGCTTACTTCAGAATTAATATTGCTCGTCAAACTTACCGTGTAGGCACCGACAGATTGGGCGTACTCTAAAGCACCCATTACAAAAGGCGTCGTCCCGCTTGCCGTTATACCGATAACAGAATCGAACCGCGTTATGTTTTTTTCCTTTAATTTGTTGAAGCCATCTTCCAAACGATCTTCCGCATTTTCAACTGCCTGGAAAAATGCTTCCTTTCCTCCTGCCATAATCGTCTGCACCAGCTCCGGGTCAGTCATAAAAGTAGGAGGACATTCAGATGCATCAAGCATTCCTAAACGACCACTAGTACCCGCTCCGATATAAAAAAGGCGGCCACCGTTATAAATGTTTTCAACCACTCTTTTAATTACTTTTTCAATGGTAGGTAAAACTTGTTCAACACTTTTCACAACGAGCATATCTTCTTTATTCATGATTTGAAGTATGTCCGAGACAGGCATTACATCCAAATCCATTGTCTTATCATTTCGTTTTTCAGTCGTTAATTGATCGTAATTCATGTTATCTCACCTTCCAATAGACGCCATGTTTGTTGAATCGTTTGTTTAACTTGATCACTTACTTCAATATTATTTTCGTGTAAAGCTAATAAGTATGCTCCAACTGTCCCCGAAATTGTTGGCTTTAAAGCGACCAAATCAGGAAACCGTGATGAAAAACGGACGGTAAACTTTTCATAAAATGAATCATTCGAAAATAATCCCCCGTGTAATACAACCGGTTTCGTCCGATCGATTCGCGAATACGCACTCTCAATAAGTTCCATTAATGCTTCTTGAACTTTATCGACAATGGATTTTGCTAATTGATCTTCTTCAATAGCTTCCAGCACGATTCTGCTCACAGAAGAAATAGCTGTGACGGGATTTGGGCTGCCATAAATTACTGTAATGAGCTGGTCTGGTGACAGCACATTAAAATGGGTCAATATGTTTTCCTGAAAAGGTTTCAAAGGGACTTTGCCATCTTGTGCATCCAATACGGAACGAATGGCAAGCTTACCTAAATGATAGCCGCTTCCTTCATCACCCAGTAAATAGCCCCAGCCACCAACACGAAATGTTTTTTGCTGCTCATAACCGAATATAATTGCTCCGGTTCCGGCAATAAGTAAAGTACCTTCCCTGCCCCACGATCCCGCTGCCAATGCGGCATGGATATCACTCTGGATTTTAAGTTTCTCAAGAACTGGTGAATGCTTAAATGCATCATATATTTTCTGTTGTTCAGCTTGTCGATCTGCACCTGCCATTGCAGCAAACACCATTTCCACATCGGTTAATGCTGCCCCTGTCTTTATTAACAACTGGTCGATTAATTCATTTATAAGTGTGTACAGCTGCTCTGTTGAAATCGCTGTTAAATTGCCTGAACTTCCTTTGGCAACTGCAAGCAAATGGCCACTTTCATCACCGATTACGGCGGTTGTTTTCGTGCCGCCACCGTCTATACCAATCCATAGTTTCCCTGACATATACTCACCTTATCTATTCATTTTCAAGTGCAATTAAGTTATGCACAATTCGCCGAAACCGTTGAATTTCACAACTGCGTCCAAAATGAACGCGATTTGTTAACAATATAATTGCTAATTGCTTCTCATCCGATATCCAAATTGAAGTGCCTGTGAAACCGGTATGTCCAAAACCATCCCTTAAGTATTGACCGGAAAATGAAGGTGCTGAATATAATTGCCACCCTAATCCACGCTGTTCCTCATGCTGCCTAGTAAAACTTTGTTTCGCTAATTGTTTAGTCTGCTCGTAAAAAATAGAATCGGTATCTTTCATAAAAGCTTGAGCAAACTTCGCCAAGTCTTCAGCAGTCGAAAACAATCCGGCGTGTCCGCTTACTCCGCCAAAATGCAGTGCATTTTCATCATGCACTTCACCCCACTGATGTTTGTTTAAATAAGTACGATATTCAGTTGCAGCGATTTTTCCCTGTAACTGGGCAGACGGATTAAATCCGGTATTGTGCATATGTAGCGGCTGAAAAATATTTTTACCGGCATAGTCCGCTAATGACATTCCTGTAACCTTTTCGATGAGCATTCCTAGTAAAATATAGTTCACATCACTATAGATCACCTGCTGCTCAACATTTTTCCGTTCTGTTTCCTGAGCTATTCGTTCAATGACATCCGCGTATGCGACTTCTTCTTTATAAAACTTGATTTCAGCCTGAAAGCCGCTCGTATGTGTTAATAAGTGACGAACCCTGACTTCTTCATGCATGAGCTTAAGTTCCGGAAAGTAGTAGCCAATCGAATCATCCAAATCAATCAAACCCTGCTCAAGCAACAATAAAACTGCGCTTGCCGTTGCCGTCACCTTCGTTAATGAAGCACAATCAAACATCGTCTGTTCCGTCATTGGAATTTCTGGTTCCGTATGGGCCACACCGAATGCTTTGCAGTAAAGAATATCTTTTGCATTTGCTACAGCCAGTACTGCACCAGGCAGTTCTTTGTTTTGGATCGCTGTTTCAATAAACTCTTCTACTCGTGAAAAAGACATAATTCCCCTCCTATTTGATTGCCCCTTCTGTCATACCTTTTACGATATGGCGTTGGAAAATCGAATAGAAAATGATGACTGGAATAACAGCGATACATAGCCCGGCAAATAGTACGCCCCATGCACTATCATACTGTGCGTCTATTTTCAGTAAATTCATCGCAACACCTAACGTATTTTTACTTTCTGTTTGCAGTAAGATTAACGCCATGAAAAATTCATTCCAATAAGAAATGGCATTCAAAATTGTAACTGTTATAATTCCCGACTTGATGAGTGGTGTCACAATTTTAAATAGAATTCCATATGGACTCATACCATCGACGACCGCTGCTTCTTCCAGCTCTTTAGGAATATTTCCAATGAACCCGACGAGAATGAAAATCGTAAACGGTACATGTGAAATCGCATAAACAAGTGATAACGCCCACAAGTTATCCAGTAAATTAAACTTCATTAATAAGAAAAATAGCGGGATCCAACCTAAAACGGATGGAATCATCATTGACGCCAAATAAACATTGATCAGCACTTCACCAAATTTTGAACGCACACGCTCCAATGCGTAAGCTGTTGGAATCGATAATAAAAGTGTTAAAAAAGAACCAAGTACTGTAACAAAGAAACTGTTTAAAAATGCTCGCCCGATATTGTAGTCATTCCATGCGCGTTCAAAATTTGTAAAACTAAAATCAGTCGGCATTGACCATGGTGACGTGAAAATTTCTGCATTCGATTTAAACGCACCCATAAACATCCATATTAATGGGAAGATTACGATAAACGCCCATAGGATTAACGGGATACGTACTAATATTTGTGAAACTACTTTCATCTAAATCCCCCCGTTAATATTCGACTTTTTCTTTTTTCAAAATAAACTGTGACACAAGAACAGTAATGAGCGATACGACCAGGATGAGAACACCAATTGCTGCACCATAGCCAAATTGGAAGTCTTCAAATGCGCGCTGGTATAAATAAGACCCCATTACTTCTGAAGCACTACCCGGTCCACCACCTGTCATTACTTGCACAAGTACAAACGAACCGTTAAGAGACGTAATAATAATATAAAGAATCGATGTTTTAATTTGCGGCCAAACTAGCGGAACCGTAATATGCCAAAATTGCTGCCATTCGGATGCGCCATCAATATCTGCAGCTTCATACAAACTTTTCGGTACATTCGAAATACCACCCATAATAAGAAGCATAAATAATCCAATCCCTGCCCAAATTGCCGGAATCGCTATACTAGGCAGCACCCATGTTTTATCCCCTAACCAAGGGCGGGCCCATTCTGTCAATCCGACCTGATTTAATAGGCTGTTTACAATCCCCATGTTCGGATCATAAATAAACTGCCATAAAATCCCGATCACTACTACGGACATAATATTCGGAAAGAAAAATACAATCCGGTAAAATGGCGCTTCTTTAATTTTCAACTGCGTTAATGCCACTGCAAAAAATAGAGCTAGTGTCATAATTCCAATGACTTTTACAAATACGAAGAAAAAGTCATTTACGATCGCCTTCACAATAATGGAGTCATTCCATAGACGAATATAATTATCTAAGCCGACAAATGTTTTATTGGCACTTGTTCCGGACCAATCAAAAAATGAGTAATACAAACCGCCTAACATAGGATATACAGTAAAAATTAAAAAGAGCAGAAACGTCGGCAGTAAACAAAATGCTAAAAACAAATATTTGCTTTTTGATGAAAATGTCATTGTCGATACTCCTTTCTCTATTGATTAAATAAGGTTGCTAAAAAGCTTTTAGCAACCCCATTTTCTTCCCCTAATTTTCTTAGTTTAGTTCCTCTGCTTTTTTCACCATCTTATCGACGAATTCTTCAGCAGTTATATCACCAAGTAAGATATCAATTATTAATAATTTAATTTCATTTGTAATTTCAACTGCAATTTTTTGCTGTTCAGCATCTGGTGTATAACGTTTATACGTATGAACAGCACCTGGATTATTGATCATTTCATTAATATTTTTCAAGAAATCCTGAACATTTGTATTTGAAGATAAATCAACGTCTTTCATGTTCATAATCGCACCTGTTGATTCAGCAAATGCCTGTGCATATTCTTCCGTAAAGATGAATTCTAAAAATGCTTTCGCAGCTTCCGGATTTTTCGCTTTTTCGGCAATTGCAATTGTACGAATATCCGGTACAAGCGCTAATGGCTGACCTGGATCATTCATCGGTGTTGGTGTAAAACCAAACTCAAAACTGTCCGGTGTATCATTTTTCATTTCGTTCGGTAACCAGAAACCTACTGGAATGTAAGCATTTTTATGCATTAAGAAGTTCATTTGTGATTGCGTATGATTGTAAGCTGCAAAACCGCTATCGATTACGCCTGCTTTTGCAATTTTCTCTACCTTCTTCAACACTTCAAGCGTTTCAGGTTTTTTCCAAGCTTCAATAACACCGTTGTTTAAATCATTTAATAACTCTTCACCGCCTGCTGCAGCAAATGCAGGATTCAATACGCCACGGTGGAAGTATTGTGTATGTTGACCAGTCGTTACAAATGGCGCAATTTTTGTATCGGCTTTAATTTTTTCCATAGAACTGATCCAGCTGTCAAAGTCAGTTGGTACTTCCCATCCGTTTTCTTCGAACCACTTCGTGTCATACCAAGTTCCCCAAGTATCGAATACTAATGGTAAACTATAGATTTTCCCGCCATCTACTTCTTCTGCTGGCGAAATAAAGCTATCTAATAATGGTGTACCATTTTCAAGTGTAATTCCTTTTGCAAATTCACTAATATCCATTAACTGACCTTCAGCGATCATTTGTGTTTCACTAGCTCCAGCACCATCGATGTATACGACATCAGGTGGTGTTTCGGAAATCCAGCGTGTGTTCATCTCTGTATTAATATTTGGACCTGCATGTTCTATAATTTCCAAATCCGGGTTCTGTTTTTGGAAGTCTCCTATAACCTGCTTCCACCATCCATCACCATATCCTCCAACAAAATATTGAATTTCCAGTGTACCTGACAAACCATCCCCTGTATTTTCTCCAGAAGTATTATCCGATGGCGCTGTTGATTGTTCAGTAGTGCTGTTTCCTTCATTGTCACTGTTTGATTCCTCGTCATTCGAACACGCAACGAGCAATAACATTAAACTCATTAATGCTACTAAAAACCAAGTCTGCTTTCTGTTTTTGATAACAAACATACATTACACCCCTTCATTTTCATTATGTTAACTATATGAATATAGTCAGCACCGATATTAACGAGAGAAACCTTTAATTACCTCGAGTGTGCGATTCAGCGCAATAATCGAGTTATCATAGTTTAGTGTTGCTATTCCTGTATATAAAATATCAATTAATGTCAGTTGGGCGATGCGTGATGCGGTTGCCGAACTACGAATATCCGCTTCATTAGAGACAACGTAAAGAGCATAGTCTGCCAAGCTCTTTATTGTATTTCGCTTATTTTGTGTCATTGTAATAATCGTTGCTTGATTTTCTTTTGCAACTGTAAGGGCGTTTATAATTTCCTTCGTTTCACCCGAGTACGAGATTGCGAATACAACATCCTCACTCGTCGCGTGAGTTGCGGCAATAAGCTGACCATGACTATCAAAAATCGTTTCGCAGTTTTTATTGATCCGCTTCAATTTGTGCTCGAAATCCTGTGCAACGATTGCTGAAGCGCCGATACCAATAAAGATGATCTTTCTTGCATCGTTAATTTTGTGGATGATCTTTTCAAATTCTCTTTCGCCATTAATCATGAGCGTTTTTTTGATTGCATCGATATTGTGCATTTGAATCGTCTGTATCATTTGGAGTATCGTTGAATCTTTTTCTAATTCAAAGTTGTGGTTGTGTGGAATTTCCAGAGTAGGCGCTGAAGCAATACTTAGTTTTAAATCTTTGAAACCGGAAAAGTTTAATGCCCGGCACATCCTCACAATGGTTGCTTCGCTTGTTTTAGCTTTTTCAGCCAGCACAGCAATCGGCATGCGAATGACATCGTCTAAATGATTTAAAATATATAAAGCCACGTTCCTTTCAGCAGGTTTCAGCAACTCCATCCCCGATCGTATTCTTTCAATACTATTTTCCAAGTTTATAACCTACTCTCAGATAAAATGTTGTAAAACTTCCTTTTTAATGTAAAATATATGAAATTTAACTTCATAATAAAACCTATTTTGCTAGTCGTCAAGATTTTATTTAAATTTTCTGAAAATCAAAGGGGATAAATGTTTTATTTTATTGGTAAATTGACTATTGCTATAATATTGTAGAAATTCAATTATACGGTGGTGAATCTTTATGAAATACGCAATTTTGAGCGACTTACATTCGCATTATAAAAATACGAAAAAGGTATTAAACCATATACAACAAGTAGCGCCCAATGCAGAGATTATTGGATTAGGAGATTTGTTTGAATGTAAAATCGGCAAGAAAAAGGCTCAAACGGTTCGGCATGCACAGCTAAAGGATGCTGCGATCATTGATGAAAGGTTTATGAGCCTCTTAACATTCCCTTCAATTATCGGGAATCAGGAAGAACGTATTGCTTTAGTTACAGGGGATGAGCGATTTCTGCAATACGAAAATGCGCTTGTAATTGAGCATGCCACTTTAATTCATGGGCACCAATTCGAATGGGATGAAACATTCAATCCTACCTTCCCGAACATTGAAACGCCATTACTGTTTTTTGGACATAGTCATGAAGCAGCGATCTATAAAGATGGGCTACGTCACTCCGTCCCTTACGATATTCCATTGGCAGTCGGAAAAAATCAATATCAGATTAATGTCGGTCCTGTTGTAGATAATAAAGAATGGTGTTTATATGACAGCGAGGAAATGACGGTTACATTTATGCAAGCACAATAGGAAAAGGCTGTCCCAAATCAGGACAGCCTTTTTAATCTTTCATTATAACGGACTATAAAACATCCGGTAGCTCGGAATCCATGCCGAACTTTTGGCGGAAACCGCATTTTTTACATAGCTCTTCAATTGCTTCACGACGCGAAAAACCATCAACTAAGTTTTGCGCACGGTCTGTAGTAATAATGTCGCCGAACTTCTGATCGTGGACATTTCCTAAATTAATGACACCCTCGCCATCCAAACAGCAAGGTACAACAGAGCCGTCTACTAAAATAGCTGCATGTGTACGCAATGCATGACAGAAACCTTTACCCTCATCCGCTTTTTCAAGCAGGCTCGGCCAACGGAATTCATGGTCTTGGTTTAAATAAATATTTTTCGCAATTTTTACGCCTGAGCCCATTTCTACGCGCTCTTGAATTTCATAGTCAAGCCCATATTCTTTTTCAAGAATTTCAAGTGTTTCACGGTTTCTGCGGTTTGCCAGCTCGGAAACATTATTACGCTGCAAATTCCATAAGCGGTAAGAAATAATGACATTATGTTTTCGTACATCCCGTACAAATTCCAAAATATCACCTAAGTACTTTTCACGGTTTTCAGAACCTTCATGGCCATCAAAGCTATGAAGTGAAAAATTTATTTGTCTAAGTGCCGGTTTGCCCAGCAGCTTTTCACGGTTCTTTTTAATTAA
This genomic window from Solibacillus sp. FSL R5-0449 contains:
- a CDS encoding MurR/RpiR family transcriptional regulator → MENSIERIRSGMELLKPAERNVALYILNHLDDVIRMPIAVLAEKAKTSEATIVRMCRALNFSGFKDLKLSIASAPTLEIPHNHNFELEKDSTILQMIQTIQMHNIDAIKKTLMINGEREFEKIIHKINDARKIIFIGIGASAIVAQDFEHKLKRINKNCETIFDSHGQLIAATHATSEDVVFAISYSGETKEIINALTVAKENQATIITMTQNKRNTIKSLADYALYVVSNEADIRSSATASRIAQLTLIDILYTGIATLNYDNSIIALNRTLEVIKGFSR
- a CDS encoding radical SAM/SPASM domain-containing protein, whose product is MKTFKKVYIEITSVCNLACSFCPPTERAKGLIKVEQFAHILDEISGYTKYIYLHVKGEPLLHPRIGQLLDIAHEKGFKVNITTNGTLIKKNREKLLGKPALRQINFSLHSFDGHEGSENREKYLGDILEFVRDVRKHNVIISYRLWNLQRNNVSELANRRNRETLEILEKEYGLDYEIQERVEMGSGVKIAKNIYLNQDHEFRWPSLLEKADEGKGFCHALRTHAAILVDGSVVPCCLDGEGVINLGNVHDQKFGDIITTDRAQNLVDGFSRREAIEELCKKCGFRQKFGMDSELPDVL
- a CDS encoding extracellular solute-binding protein, with translation MFVIKNRKQTWFLVALMSLMLLLVACSNDEESNSDNEGNSTTEQSTAPSDNTSGENTGDGLSGTLEIQYFVGGYGDGWWKQVIGDFQKQNPDLEIIEHAGPNINTEMNTRWISETPPDVVYIDGAGASETQMIAEGQLMDISEFAKGITLENGTPLLDSFISPAEEVDGGKIYSLPLVFDTWGTWYDTKWFEENGWEVPTDFDSWISSMEKIKADTKIAPFVTTGQHTQYFHRGVLNPAFAAAGGEELLNDLNNGVIEAWKKPETLEVLKKVEKIAKAGVIDSGFAAYNHTQSQMNFLMHKNAYIPVGFWLPNEMKNDTPDSFEFGFTPTPMNDPGQPLALVPDIRTIAIAEKAKNPEAAKAFLEFIFTEEYAQAFAESTGAIMNMKDVDLSSNTNVQDFLKNINEMINNPGAVHTYKRYTPDAEQQKIAVEITNEIKLLIIDILLGDITAEEFVDKMVKKAEELN
- a CDS encoding metallophosphoesterase family protein — translated: MKYAILSDLHSHYKNTKKVLNHIQQVAPNAEIIGLGDLFECKIGKKKAQTVRHAQLKDAAIIDERFMSLLTFPSIIGNQEERIALVTGDERFLQYENALVIEHATLIHGHQFEWDETFNPTFPNIETPLLFFGHSHEAAIYKDGLRHSVPYDIPLAVGKNQYQINVGPVVDNKEWCLYDSEEMTVTFMQAQ